One region of Pagrus major chromosome 5, Pma_NU_1.0 genomic DNA includes:
- the gtf2h2 gene encoding general transcription factor IIH subunit 2 gives MDEEPERAKRWEGGYERTWEVLKEDESGSLKATVEEILFQSKRKRVIESHGQVRLGMMRHLYVVIDCSRSMEDQDLKPNRLTSTLKLMEAFVDEYFDQNPISQVGIITTKNKRAEKLTDLAGNPKKHIAALKKAVDTVCVGEPSLYNSLNLAIQTLKHMPGHTSREILIILSSLTTCDPANIYELIKTLKSLKVRVSVIGLSAEVRVCTVLTRETGGSYHVILDESHFRELLMLHVKPPPASSSSECSLIRMGFPQHTIASLTDQDAKPSFSMSHLDNSSGPGLSLEGYFCPQCHAKYTELPVECKVCGLTLVLAPHLARSFHHLFPLEAFTESPLEELQDRFCQACQGELKDKIIFTCPSCQSVFCVECDLFIHDSLHCCPCCIHSQSAS, from the exons ATGGATGAAGAACCAGAGAGAGCCAAGCGGTGGGAAGGAGGATATGAGAGGACATG GGAGGTGCTGAAGGAGGATGAATCTGGCTCACTCAAAGCCACAGTGGAGGAGATCCTGTTCCAGTCCAAAAGGAAAAG GGTGATAGAGAGCCATGGACAAGTGAGGCTTGGAATG ATGCGTCACCTCTATGTGGTGATTGACTGTTCGAGGAGTATGGAAGACCAGGACTTGAAACCAAACCGCCTCACCTCCACTCTAAAG CTCATGGAAGCTTTTGTTGATGAGTATTTTGACCAAAACCCCATCAGTCAG GTGGGTATTATCACCACAAAGAATAAAAGGGCTGAGAAGCTGACTGACCTGGCAG GAAATCCAAAGAAGCACATTGCTGCTCTGAAGAAAGCAGTGGACACTGTCTGTGTAGGAGAGCCGTCCCTGTACAACTCTCTCAACCTGGCCATACAGACCCTCAA GCACATGCCTGGGCATACGAGCCGGGAGATCCTGATAATCCTCAGCAGCCTCACCACATGTGACCCAGCCAATATCTATGAGCTGATCAAG ACCCTGAAGTCTCTGAAGGTGCGGGTGTCAGTAATTGGTCTGTCAGCAGAGGTTCGGGTATGTACGGTTTTGACCAGGGAGACAGGCGGATCATACCACGTTATCCTCGATGAGAGCCACTTCAGAGAGCTGTTGATGCTGCATGTCAAACCTCCTCCAGCCAGCTCTTCATCTGAATGCTCTTTAATACGCATGG GTTTCCCGCAGCACACCATCGCCTCTCTTACTGACCAGGATGCCAAGCCTTCATTCAGCATGTC TCATCTGGACAACAGCAGTGGTCCAGGTCTCTCTCTGGAAGGATACTTCTGTCCACAGTGCCACGCCAAGTATACAGAGCTTCCTGTGGAGTGTAAAGTCTGTG GTTTGACTCTGGTGTTGGCCCCCCATCTCGCCAGATCCTTCCACCACCTCTTCCCTCTCGAAGCCTTTACAGAAAGTCCTTTGGAGGAGCTTCAAGACAG GTTCTGTCAAGCTTGTCAAGGGGAGCTGAAAGATAAAATT ATATTCACCTGTCCATCATGTCAGAGTGTGTTCTGTGTGGAGTGTGATCTCTTCATCCATGACTCGCTGCACTGCTGCCCGTGCTGTATTCACAGTCAGAGTGCCTCCTGA